In Deinococcus gobiensis I-0, one genomic interval encodes:
- a CDS encoding amino acid ABC transporter permease has product MSEFTTADILRQLLLSLRWTVLLSLIAFAGGGLLALLLTALNFSGQRAVKTVIRWYVQIFQGTPLLMQLFLAFFGLALLGIETSPWTAASVALILYSAAYLTEIWRGCIEAVPRGQSEAAASLGLSFAQRFTLVVLPQALTVAVAPTVGFLVQVVKGTALTAIIGFMDLTKTGTVIANTTFEPLKVYGLVALLYFALCFPISLASRALERCLASRTRRAVARQAAPGRVSAAT; this is encoded by the coding sequence CAACTGCTGCTCTCGCTGCGCTGGACCGTCCTGCTCTCGCTGATCGCCTTCGCGGGCGGCGGCCTGCTGGCCCTGCTGCTCACGGCCCTGAATTTCAGCGGTCAGCGCGCCGTCAAGACCGTGATCCGCTGGTACGTGCAGATCTTCCAGGGCACGCCGCTGCTCATGCAGCTGTTCCTGGCCTTCTTCGGGCTGGCGCTGCTGGGCATCGAGACCTCACCCTGGACGGCGGCCAGTGTCGCCCTGATCCTGTACAGCGCCGCGTACCTCACCGAGATCTGGCGCGGCTGCATCGAGGCCGTGCCGCGCGGCCAGAGCGAGGCGGCCGCGAGCCTGGGCCTGTCCTTCGCGCAGCGGTTCACGCTGGTGGTGCTGCCGCAGGCCCTGACGGTCGCGGTCGCGCCCACGGTGGGCTTTCTGGTGCAGGTCGTCAAGGGCACGGCCCTGACCGCCATCATCGGCTTCATGGACCTGACCAAGACCGGCACGGTCATCGCCAACACGACCTTCGAGCCCCTCAAGGTCTACGGGCTGGTCGCACTGCTGTACTTCGCCCTGTGCTTTCCGATCTCGCTGGCGAGCCGCGCGCTCGAACGCTGTCTGGCGAGCCGCACGCGCCGGGCCGTGGCCCGTCAGGCCGCGCCGGGGCGGGTCAGCGCCGCGACCTGA